One window of Amaranthus tricolor cultivar Red isolate AtriRed21 chromosome 13, ASM2621246v1, whole genome shotgun sequence genomic DNA carries:
- the LOC130798675 gene encoding cytochrome P450 72A13-like isoform X1, translating into MAFLTGIDILKTLVSSVFVAILILITNWLWVIPKRKEKFLREQGLPGTSYNFLFGDMKDHSSMKTSALQKPMSSFTDDYYPRVEPFGYQNSKRFGKNFLVWAGPTPMISISTPELIREVFTKMHDFQKAKFSPIFDKLFPGLVSYEGEKWAQHRKIINPAFHMEKLKLMLPAFRDTCAEMINKWEMIVAETESGELDVWPDIKKLTADVISRAAFSSSYKDGQRIFELLKEQTDLANLMMHSIYIPGYRFIPTPKNRRFKKLQDQINGLLRVLVNTRKEEIEAGEEVKADLLGILMDSNLNEIRQTVGKNKDEHAGMSLEEVIEECKLFYLAGHETTSTLLTWTMLLLSKHQDWQARTREEVLQTFGSNVPDFEGLSHLKIVTMTLYEVLRLYPPVIQLSRRVSKDTDLGKFSLPSGSLVAFPIVLVHRDEEYWGDDAHEFKPERFSEGISKATKGNSSFFPFGMGPRICIGERFAMAEAKMALSMILQRFSFKLSQSYTHAPINVMFLQPQHGAPIILHKL; encoded by the exons ATGGCATTTTTAACAGGAATTGATATTCTGAAAACATTAGTGAGCTCAGTATTTGTTgcaatcttaatcttaatcacAAACTGGTTATGGGTGATACCCAAAAGAAAGGAGAAATTTCTCAGAGAACAAGGTTTACCTGGTACTTCTTACAACTTCTTGTTTGGAGACATGAAAGATCACTCCTCCATGAAAACTTCAGCATTACAAAAACCCATGAGTTCCTTCACCGATGATTATTATCCGCGTGTCGAACCGTTTGGCTATCAGAACTCCAAAAGATTTG GGAAGAACTTCTTAGTCTGGGCTGGTCCGACGCCTATGATATCCATCTCAACACCAGAACTAATAAGAGAGGTCTTCACAAAGATGCATGATTTTCAAAAGGCCAAGTTCAGCCCCATTTTTGACAAGCTTTTTCCCGGTCTAGTTAGCTATGAGGGTGAGAAATGGGCACAACATCGGAAAATCATTAATCCTGCCTTCCATATGGAGAAGTTGAAG CTTATGTTGCCAGCATTCCGTGATACTTGTGCtgaaatgatcaataaatgGGAAATGATAGTAGCTGAAACAGAATCAGGGGAGCTAGATGTGTGGCCAGATATAAAGAAACTCACAGCAGATGTGATCTCTCGAGCAGCGTTCAGTAGCAGCTACAAGGACGGACAAAGAATATTCGAACTTCTGAAAGAACAGACTGACTTGGCTAATCTTATGATGCACTCAATTTATATCCCAGGTTACAG ATTCATTCCCACACCCAAAAACAGGAGATTTAAGAAGCTCCAAGATCAAATAAATGGTTTATTGCGCGTACTTGTGAACACGAGAAAGGAGGAAATCGAGGCGGGAGAAGAAGTAAAGGCTGACTTGTTGGGTATACTCATGGATTCCAATTTAAATGAAATTCGACAAACTGTTGGCAAGAACAAAGACGAGCATGCAGGGATGAGTCTCGAAGAAGTAATCGAAGAGTGTAAACTATTCTATTTGGCAGGACACGAAACTACTTCGACATTATTAACATGGACAATGCTCTTGTTGAGCAAGCACCAAGATTGGCAGGCACGAACTAGAGAAGAAGTCTTGCAAACATTTGGGAGTAATGTGCCAGATTTCGAAGGTTTGAGCCATTTGAAGATT GTAACAATGACACTCTATGAGGTCCTCAGGCTATACCCACCAGTAATTCAACTGTCACGAAGGGTAAGTAAGGATACTGATCTAGGTAAGTTCTCACTTCCCTCGGGCTCATTGGTCGCTTTCCCAATAGTTTTGGTTCACCGTGATGAGGAATATTGGGGAGATGACGCCCACGAATTTAAGCCAGAAAGGTTTTCTGAAGGGATCTCCAAGGCAACAAAAGGAAATAGCTCATTTTTTCCCTTTGGAATGGGACCGAGAATATGCATAGGCGAAAGGTTTGCCATGGCCGAAGCCAAAATGGCTTTATCGATGATCTTACAACGTTTTTCCTTTAAGCTTTCACAATCTTATACTCATGCACCCATAAATGTCATGTTTCTACAACCTCAACATGGTGCTCCAATAATCCTACACAAGCTTTGA
- the LOC130798675 gene encoding cytochrome P450 72A552-like isoform X3, whose amino-acid sequence MAFLTGIDILKTLVSSVFVAILILITNWLWVIPKRKEKFLREQGLPGTSYNFLFGDMKDHSSMKTSALQKPMSSFTDDYYPRVEPFGYQNSKRFGKNFLVWAGPTPMISISTPELIREVFTKMHDFQKAKFSPIFDKLFPGLVSYEGEKWAQHRKIINPAFHMEKLKLMLPAFRDTCAEMINKWEMIVAETESGELDVWPDIKKLTADVISRAAFSSSYKDGQRIFELLKEQTDLANLMMHSIYIPGYRFIPTPKNRRFKKLQDQINGLLRVLVNTRKEEIEAGEEVKADLLGILMDSNLNEIRQTVGKNKDEHAGMSLEEVIEECKLFYLAGHETTSTLLTWTMLLLSKHQDWQARTREEVLQTFGSNVPDFEGNNDTL is encoded by the exons ATGGCATTTTTAACAGGAATTGATATTCTGAAAACATTAGTGAGCTCAGTATTTGTTgcaatcttaatcttaatcacAAACTGGTTATGGGTGATACCCAAAAGAAAGGAGAAATTTCTCAGAGAACAAGGTTTACCTGGTACTTCTTACAACTTCTTGTTTGGAGACATGAAAGATCACTCCTCCATGAAAACTTCAGCATTACAAAAACCCATGAGTTCCTTCACCGATGATTATTATCCGCGTGTCGAACCGTTTGGCTATCAGAACTCCAAAAGATTTG GGAAGAACTTCTTAGTCTGGGCTGGTCCGACGCCTATGATATCCATCTCAACACCAGAACTAATAAGAGAGGTCTTCACAAAGATGCATGATTTTCAAAAGGCCAAGTTCAGCCCCATTTTTGACAAGCTTTTTCCCGGTCTAGTTAGCTATGAGGGTGAGAAATGGGCACAACATCGGAAAATCATTAATCCTGCCTTCCATATGGAGAAGTTGAAG CTTATGTTGCCAGCATTCCGTGATACTTGTGCtgaaatgatcaataaatgGGAAATGATAGTAGCTGAAACAGAATCAGGGGAGCTAGATGTGTGGCCAGATATAAAGAAACTCACAGCAGATGTGATCTCTCGAGCAGCGTTCAGTAGCAGCTACAAGGACGGACAAAGAATATTCGAACTTCTGAAAGAACAGACTGACTTGGCTAATCTTATGATGCACTCAATTTATATCCCAGGTTACAG ATTCATTCCCACACCCAAAAACAGGAGATTTAAGAAGCTCCAAGATCAAATAAATGGTTTATTGCGCGTACTTGTGAACACGAGAAAGGAGGAAATCGAGGCGGGAGAAGAAGTAAAGGCTGACTTGTTGGGTATACTCATGGATTCCAATTTAAATGAAATTCGACAAACTGTTGGCAAGAACAAAGACGAGCATGCAGGGATGAGTCTCGAAGAAGTAATCGAAGAGTGTAAACTATTCTATTTGGCAGGACACGAAACTACTTCGACATTATTAACATGGACAATGCTCTTGTTGAGCAAGCACCAAGATTGGCAGGCACGAACTAGAGAAGAAGTCTTGCAAACATTTGGGAGTAATGTGCCAGATTTCGAAG GTAACAATGACACTCTATGA
- the LOC130798674 gene encoding cytochrome P450 CYP72A219-like, translating into MVASTEMMSILVSLICVVIVTGFIRVVDWIWLRPKKLQKMLNQQGIYGNSYRFLFGDLKDFSLLRNQALKTPMTHFSDDYFRRVEPLRHQILSKYGKDYIVWLGPIPMIHISKPELIREAFIKTNEFTKPKVNPVFDKLFPGVVSYEGEKWAKHRKIINPAFHMEKLKLMLPAFYESCAEIINKWEIEVAEMGSGELNVWPDLMKLSADVISRAAFGSNYEEGRQIFELLKEQTNLALAIVQSVYIPGYRFLPTARNRRFKEVENQIHNLLHKIIKKRKKDIDVGESPKADLLGLLMDSNAKEIQQGVGSKANGNFGMSLDEVIDECKLFYLAGQETTSTLLVWTLLMLSKHRDWQVRAREEVIQTFGSSVPDFEGLSHLKTVTMILYEVLRLYPPVMQLSRRVKQDTNLGALSLPSGALFSFSVISIHRDMEIWGNDAHEFKPERFAEGISKATKGNNSFFPFGWGPRICLGEKFALAEAKMAISMILQRFSFELSPSYVHAPMTVMFLQPQHGAQLILQKL; encoded by the exons ATGGTAGCATCGACAGAAATGATGTCTATTTTAGTGTCATTGATCTGTGTAGTTATTGTGACAGGCTTCATTAGAGTGGTAGACTGGATTTGGTTAAGACCTAAAAAGTTGCAGAAAATGCTGAATCAACAAGGTATATATGGTAATTCTTACAGGTTTTTGTTTGGTGATCTTAAAGATTTCTCGTTGTTGCGCAATCAGGCTTTGAAAACACCTATGACTCACTTCTCCGACGATTATTTTCGTCGCGTTGAACCTCTTCGCCATCAGATTCTCTCTAAATATG GAAAGGATTACATCGTCTGGCTTGGTCCTATACCAATGATACATATCTCAAAGCCAGAGTTGATCAGAGAGGCTTTCATCAAGACAAATGAGTTTACGAAACCCAAGGTGAACCCCGTTTTTGACAAGCTATTTCCAGGAGTTGTCAGCTATGAAGGAGAAAAATGGGCTAAACATCGAAAGATTATTAATCCTGCCTTCCATATGGAGAAGCTGAAG CTTATGCTACCAGCATTCTATGAAAGTTGTGCAGAGATTATCAATAAGTGGGAGATTGAGGTTGCTGAAATGGGTTCGGGTGAGTTAAATGTGTGGCCGGATCTAATGAAACTCTCAGCAGACGTGATCTCTAGAGCAGCATTTGGTAGCAACTATGAAGAAGGGCGACAAATTTTTGAACTTCTAAAGGAGCAGACTAATTTAGCTCTAGCCATTGTACAATCAGTTTACATCCCCGGATATAG ATTCCTTCCCACAGCAAGGAACAGGAGGTTTAAGGAAGTTGAAAACCAAATACATAATCTACTGCATAAAATTatcaagaagaggaagaaggatATTGATGTTGGAGAATCACCAAAGGCGGATCTGTTGGGTTTACTTATGGATTCGAATGCAAAAGAAATCCAACAAGGTGTTGGCAGCAAGGCTAATGGGAACTTTGGGATGAGTCTTGATGAGGTAATTGATGAGTGTAAACTGTTCTACTTGGCTGGACAAGAAACAACATCCACATTGTTGGTTTGGACATTGCTTATGCTTAGCAAACACCGAGATTGGCAAGTACGAGCACGAGAAGAAGTCATACAAACATTTGGGAGTAGTGTGCCAGATTTTGAAGGCTTAAGCCATTTAAAAACT GTGACAATGATATTGTATGAAGTTCTTAGACTTTACCCACCTGTAATGCAACTTTCAAGAAGAGTAAAACAGGATACAAATCTAGGAGCATTGTCTCTTCCATCAGGTGCATTGTTTTCTTTCTCAGTAATATCTATTCATCGAGATATGGAAATTTGGGGTAATGATGCACATGAATTTAAGCCAGAGAGGTTTGCTGAGGGAATTTCCAAGGCAACAAAAGGAAATAATTCATTTTTCCCATTTGGTTGGGGACCCAGAATATGCCTAGGTGAAAAATTTGCATTGGCTGAAGCAAAAATGGCGATATCTATGATTCTACAACGCTTTTCGTTTGAGCTTTCACCATCATATGTTCATGCACCCATGACTGTTATGTTCTTACAGCCTCAACATGGTGCTCAGTTGATCTTACAGAAGCTTTGA
- the LOC130798676 gene encoding cytochrome P450 72A13-like isoform X1, with protein MALLTEIDILKTLVSLVFVAILILITNWLWVIPKKQEKFLRRQGTPGTSYNFLFGDMKKHFSMRTSALQKPMNSFTHEYFQRIEPFGYQNSVRFGKVFFVWVGPMPVISISKPELIKEAFTNMHDFQKAKFSPIFDKLFPGLVSYEGQKWAQHRKIINPAFHTEKLKLMLSAFCDSCAEMINKWEMTVAETESGELDVWPDIKKLTADVISRAAFGSSFKDGQKIFELLKEQTELVNNMIHSIAIPGYRFLPAPKNRRFKKLEDRINILIRALINKRNEEIEAGEEVKTDLLGILMDSNLNEIRQAVGKNNDRQVGMSLEEVIEECKLFYLAGHETTSTLLVWTLILLSKHQDWQARAREEVIQTFGDNVPDFEGLRHLKIVTIILYEVLRLYPPVIQMARRIYKDTDLGELSLPSRSLIFFPVILVHRDKELWGDDAHEFKPERFSEGISKATKGNSSFFPFGMGPRICIGERFSMTEAKIALTMILQQFWFELSASYTHAPINVLFLQPQHGAPIILHKL; from the exons ATGGCATTATTGACAGAAATTGATATTCTGAAAACACTAGTGAGCTTAGTATTTGTTGcaatcttaatcttaattacAAACTGGTTATGGGTGATACCCAAAAAACAGGAGAAATTTCTCAGACGACAAGGTACACCTGGTACTTCGTACAACTTCTTGTTTGGAGACATGAAAAAACACTTCTCCATGAGAACTTCAGCATTACAAAAACCCATGAATTCCTTCACCCATGAGTATTTTCAGCGTATTGAACCTTTTGGCTATCAAAATTCCGTCAGATTTG GAAAGGTCTTCTTCGTTTGGGTTGGTCCTATGCCTGTGATATCAATCTCAAAGCCAGAATTAATCAAAGAGGCCTTCACAAATATGCATGATTTCCAAAAAGCAAAGTTCAGCCCTATTTTTGACAAGCTTTTTCCAGGTCTAGTTAGCTATGAGGGTCAGAAATGGGCACAACATCGGAAAATCATTAATCCTGCCTTCCATACAGAAAAGTTAAAG CTTATGCTGTCAGCATTCTGTGATAGTTGTGCtgaaatgatcaataaatgGGAAATGACAGTAGCTGAAACAGAATCCGGGGAGCTAGATGTGTGGCCAGATATAAAGAAACTCACAGCAGATGTGATCTCTCGAGCAGCGTTTGGTAGTAGCTTTAAGGACGGACAAAAGATATTCGAACTTCTGAAAGAACAAACTGAATTGGTTAATAATATGATTCACTCAATTGCTATCCCAGGATATAG ATTCCTACCTGCACCCAAAAATAGGAGATTTAAGAAGCTAGAAGAtcgaattaatattttaatacgtGCACTTATCAATAAGAGAAATGAGGAAATTGAGGCGGGAGAAGAAGTGAAGACGGACTTGTTGGGTATACTCATGGATTCCAATCTAAATGAAATTCGACAAGCTGTTGGCAAGAACAATGATCGACAAGTAGGGATGAGTCTCGAAGAAGTAATCGAAGAGTGTAAACTATTCTACTTGGCGGGACATGAAACTACTTCGACATTGTTAGTATGGACATTGATTTTGTTGAGCAAGCATCAAGATTGGCAAGCACGAGCACGAGAAGAAGTTATTCAAACATTCGGAGATAATGTACCAGATTTCGAAGGTTTAAGGCATTTGAAGATA GTTACAATTATACTTTACGAGGTCCTGAGGCTGTACCCACCGGTAATTCAAATGGCACGAAGGATATATAAGGATACCGATCTAGGTGAGCTCTCACTTCCCTCaagatcattgatctttttccCGGTAATTTTGGTTCACCGCGATAAGGAACTTTGGGGAGACGATGCCCACGAGTTCAAGCCAGAGAGGTTCTCTGAAGGGATCTCCAAGGCAACAAAAGGAAATAGCTCATTTTTTCCGTTTGGAATGGGGCCAAGAATATGCATAGGGGAAAGGTTTTCCATGACAGAAGCTAAAATTGCTTTAACAATGATTTTACAACAGTTTTGGTTTGAGCTTTCAGCATCCTATACTCATGCACCCATAAATGTTCTGTTTCTGCAACCTCAACATGGGGCTCCGATAATCCTACACAAGCTTTGA
- the LOC130798676 gene encoding cytochrome P450 72A13-like isoform X2, with the protein MEKFLRRQGTPGTSYNFLFGDMKKHFSMRTSALQKPMNSFTHEYFQRIEPFGYQNSVRFGKVFFVWVGPMPVISISKPELIKEAFTNMHDFQKAKFSPIFDKLFPGLVSYEGQKWAQHRKIINPAFHTEKLKLMLSAFCDSCAEMINKWEMTVAETESGELDVWPDIKKLTADVISRAAFGSSFKDGQKIFELLKEQTELVNNMIHSIAIPGYRFLPAPKNRRFKKLEDRINILIRALINKRNEEIEAGEEVKTDLLGILMDSNLNEIRQAVGKNNDRQVGMSLEEVIEECKLFYLAGHETTSTLLVWTLILLSKHQDWQARAREEVIQTFGDNVPDFEGLRHLKIVTIILYEVLRLYPPVIQMARRIYKDTDLGELSLPSRSLIFFPVILVHRDKELWGDDAHEFKPERFSEGISKATKGNSSFFPFGMGPRICIGERFSMTEAKIALTMILQQFWFELSASYTHAPINVLFLQPQHGAPIILHKL; encoded by the exons ATG GAGAAATTTCTCAGACGACAAGGTACACCTGGTACTTCGTACAACTTCTTGTTTGGAGACATGAAAAAACACTTCTCCATGAGAACTTCAGCATTACAAAAACCCATGAATTCCTTCACCCATGAGTATTTTCAGCGTATTGAACCTTTTGGCTATCAAAATTCCGTCAGATTTG GAAAGGTCTTCTTCGTTTGGGTTGGTCCTATGCCTGTGATATCAATCTCAAAGCCAGAATTAATCAAAGAGGCCTTCACAAATATGCATGATTTCCAAAAAGCAAAGTTCAGCCCTATTTTTGACAAGCTTTTTCCAGGTCTAGTTAGCTATGAGGGTCAGAAATGGGCACAACATCGGAAAATCATTAATCCTGCCTTCCATACAGAAAAGTTAAAG CTTATGCTGTCAGCATTCTGTGATAGTTGTGCtgaaatgatcaataaatgGGAAATGACAGTAGCTGAAACAGAATCCGGGGAGCTAGATGTGTGGCCAGATATAAAGAAACTCACAGCAGATGTGATCTCTCGAGCAGCGTTTGGTAGTAGCTTTAAGGACGGACAAAAGATATTCGAACTTCTGAAAGAACAAACTGAATTGGTTAATAATATGATTCACTCAATTGCTATCCCAGGATATAG ATTCCTACCTGCACCCAAAAATAGGAGATTTAAGAAGCTAGAAGAtcgaattaatattttaatacgtGCACTTATCAATAAGAGAAATGAGGAAATTGAGGCGGGAGAAGAAGTGAAGACGGACTTGTTGGGTATACTCATGGATTCCAATCTAAATGAAATTCGACAAGCTGTTGGCAAGAACAATGATCGACAAGTAGGGATGAGTCTCGAAGAAGTAATCGAAGAGTGTAAACTATTCTACTTGGCGGGACATGAAACTACTTCGACATTGTTAGTATGGACATTGATTTTGTTGAGCAAGCATCAAGATTGGCAAGCACGAGCACGAGAAGAAGTTATTCAAACATTCGGAGATAATGTACCAGATTTCGAAGGTTTAAGGCATTTGAAGATA GTTACAATTATACTTTACGAGGTCCTGAGGCTGTACCCACCGGTAATTCAAATGGCACGAAGGATATATAAGGATACCGATCTAGGTGAGCTCTCACTTCCCTCaagatcattgatctttttccCGGTAATTTTGGTTCACCGCGATAAGGAACTTTGGGGAGACGATGCCCACGAGTTCAAGCCAGAGAGGTTCTCTGAAGGGATCTCCAAGGCAACAAAAGGAAATAGCTCATTTTTTCCGTTTGGAATGGGGCCAAGAATATGCATAGGGGAAAGGTTTTCCATGACAGAAGCTAAAATTGCTTTAACAATGATTTTACAACAGTTTTGGTTTGAGCTTTCAGCATCCTATACTCATGCACCCATAAATGTTCTGTTTCTGCAACCTCAACATGGGGCTCCGATAATCCTACACAAGCTTTGA
- the LOC130798675 gene encoding cytochrome P450 CYP72A616-like isoform X2 gives MISISTPELIREVFTKMHDFQKAKFSPIFDKLFPGLVSYEGEKWAQHRKIINPAFHMEKLKLMLPAFRDTCAEMINKWEMIVAETESGELDVWPDIKKLTADVISRAAFSSSYKDGQRIFELLKEQTDLANLMMHSIYIPGYRFIPTPKNRRFKKLQDQINGLLRVLVNTRKEEIEAGEEVKADLLGILMDSNLNEIRQTVGKNKDEHAGMSLEEVIEECKLFYLAGHETTSTLLTWTMLLLSKHQDWQARTREEVLQTFGSNVPDFEGLSHLKIVTMTLYEVLRLYPPVIQLSRRVSKDTDLGKFSLPSGSLVAFPIVLVHRDEEYWGDDAHEFKPERFSEGISKATKGNSSFFPFGMGPRICIGERFAMAEAKMALSMILQRFSFKLSQSYTHAPINVMFLQPQHGAPIILHKL, from the exons ATGATATCCATCTCAACACCAGAACTAATAAGAGAGGTCTTCACAAAGATGCATGATTTTCAAAAGGCCAAGTTCAGCCCCATTTTTGACAAGCTTTTTCCCGGTCTAGTTAGCTATGAGGGTGAGAAATGGGCACAACATCGGAAAATCATTAATCCTGCCTTCCATATGGAGAAGTTGAAG CTTATGTTGCCAGCATTCCGTGATACTTGTGCtgaaatgatcaataaatgGGAAATGATAGTAGCTGAAACAGAATCAGGGGAGCTAGATGTGTGGCCAGATATAAAGAAACTCACAGCAGATGTGATCTCTCGAGCAGCGTTCAGTAGCAGCTACAAGGACGGACAAAGAATATTCGAACTTCTGAAAGAACAGACTGACTTGGCTAATCTTATGATGCACTCAATTTATATCCCAGGTTACAG ATTCATTCCCACACCCAAAAACAGGAGATTTAAGAAGCTCCAAGATCAAATAAATGGTTTATTGCGCGTACTTGTGAACACGAGAAAGGAGGAAATCGAGGCGGGAGAAGAAGTAAAGGCTGACTTGTTGGGTATACTCATGGATTCCAATTTAAATGAAATTCGACAAACTGTTGGCAAGAACAAAGACGAGCATGCAGGGATGAGTCTCGAAGAAGTAATCGAAGAGTGTAAACTATTCTATTTGGCAGGACACGAAACTACTTCGACATTATTAACATGGACAATGCTCTTGTTGAGCAAGCACCAAGATTGGCAGGCACGAACTAGAGAAGAAGTCTTGCAAACATTTGGGAGTAATGTGCCAGATTTCGAAGGTTTGAGCCATTTGAAGATT GTAACAATGACACTCTATGAGGTCCTCAGGCTATACCCACCAGTAATTCAACTGTCACGAAGGGTAAGTAAGGATACTGATCTAGGTAAGTTCTCACTTCCCTCGGGCTCATTGGTCGCTTTCCCAATAGTTTTGGTTCACCGTGATGAGGAATATTGGGGAGATGACGCCCACGAATTTAAGCCAGAAAGGTTTTCTGAAGGGATCTCCAAGGCAACAAAAGGAAATAGCTCATTTTTTCCCTTTGGAATGGGACCGAGAATATGCATAGGCGAAAGGTTTGCCATGGCCGAAGCCAAAATGGCTTTATCGATGATCTTACAACGTTTTTCCTTTAAGCTTTCACAATCTTATACTCATGCACCCATAAATGTCATGTTTCTACAACCTCAACATGGTGCTCCAATAATCCTACACAAGCTTTGA
- the LOC130798676 gene encoding cytochrome P450 72A11-like isoform X3, with protein MALLTEIDILKTLVSLVFVAILILITNWLWVIPKKQEKFLRRQGTPGTSYNFLFGDMKKHFSMRTSALQKPMNSFTHEYFQRIEPFGYQNSVRFVAETESGELDVWPDIKKLTADVISRAAFGSSFKDGQKIFELLKEQTELVNNMIHSIAIPGYRFLPAPKNRRFKKLEDRINILIRALINKRNEEIEAGEEVKTDLLGILMDSNLNEIRQAVGKNNDRQVGMSLEEVIEECKLFYLAGHETTSTLLVWTLILLSKHQDWQARAREEVIQTFGDNVPDFEGLRHLKIVTIILYEVLRLYPPVIQMARRIYKDTDLGELSLPSRSLIFFPVILVHRDKELWGDDAHEFKPERFSEGISKATKGNSSFFPFGMGPRICIGERFSMTEAKIALTMILQQFWFELSASYTHAPINVLFLQPQHGAPIILHKL; from the exons ATGGCATTATTGACAGAAATTGATATTCTGAAAACACTAGTGAGCTTAGTATTTGTTGcaatcttaatcttaattacAAACTGGTTATGGGTGATACCCAAAAAACAGGAGAAATTTCTCAGACGACAAGGTACACCTGGTACTTCGTACAACTTCTTGTTTGGAGACATGAAAAAACACTTCTCCATGAGAACTTCAGCATTACAAAAACCCATGAATTCCTTCACCCATGAGTATTTTCAGCGTATTGAACCTTTTGGCTATCAAAATTCCGTCAGATTTG TAGCTGAAACAGAATCCGGGGAGCTAGATGTGTGGCCAGATATAAAGAAACTCACAGCAGATGTGATCTCTCGAGCAGCGTTTGGTAGTAGCTTTAAGGACGGACAAAAGATATTCGAACTTCTGAAAGAACAAACTGAATTGGTTAATAATATGATTCACTCAATTGCTATCCCAGGATATAG ATTCCTACCTGCACCCAAAAATAGGAGATTTAAGAAGCTAGAAGAtcgaattaatattttaatacgtGCACTTATCAATAAGAGAAATGAGGAAATTGAGGCGGGAGAAGAAGTGAAGACGGACTTGTTGGGTATACTCATGGATTCCAATCTAAATGAAATTCGACAAGCTGTTGGCAAGAACAATGATCGACAAGTAGGGATGAGTCTCGAAGAAGTAATCGAAGAGTGTAAACTATTCTACTTGGCGGGACATGAAACTACTTCGACATTGTTAGTATGGACATTGATTTTGTTGAGCAAGCATCAAGATTGGCAAGCACGAGCACGAGAAGAAGTTATTCAAACATTCGGAGATAATGTACCAGATTTCGAAGGTTTAAGGCATTTGAAGATA GTTACAATTATACTTTACGAGGTCCTGAGGCTGTACCCACCGGTAATTCAAATGGCACGAAGGATATATAAGGATACCGATCTAGGTGAGCTCTCACTTCCCTCaagatcattgatctttttccCGGTAATTTTGGTTCACCGCGATAAGGAACTTTGGGGAGACGATGCCCACGAGTTCAAGCCAGAGAGGTTCTCTGAAGGGATCTCCAAGGCAACAAAAGGAAATAGCTCATTTTTTCCGTTTGGAATGGGGCCAAGAATATGCATAGGGGAAAGGTTTTCCATGACAGAAGCTAAAATTGCTTTAACAATGATTTTACAACAGTTTTGGTTTGAGCTTTCAGCATCCTATACTCATGCACCCATAAATGTTCTGTTTCTGCAACCTCAACATGGGGCTCCGATAATCCTACACAAGCTTTGA